The Dunckerocampus dactyliophorus isolate RoL2022-P2 chromosome 1, RoL_Ddac_1.1, whole genome shotgun sequence genome has a segment encoding these proteins:
- the dclre1b gene encoding 5' exonuclease Apollo, protein MSNGKVIPNTPLAVDFWKVRKCPETRLFFLSHMHSDHTVGLTSTWADRPIYCSPVTASLLRVKLGVKEQWIHPLELGDSYLLPLDDIGKENMTVTLIDANHCPGAVMFLFEGYFGSILYTGDFRYSPSMLRELCLATSATINVLYLDNTNCDPNRIIPTRKQATQQIKEIIRSHPDHNVVLGLYALGKESLLVDLAMEFQTWIEVSYDRMETLKVLELPDVFSTDPGAGRIRVVEQREISFSTLCQWNNEHPTLAIYPTSRPLISFHPKVHVVPYSDHSSHQELMDFVSGLKPSSLVPIIGNGIPGSLSALLPSKRHDEILVPESVRHYMRRLPENNVKSSASSNFHRQHVRPLRPKGVVFDSPVSLAKLGWGVGRLDQESSSEDEEEMDIECVEKHCDSILGDSSKKLTPYKNKREPVVPWSINIVQTIPEEMLMAQSMTLSQLSQSNFAPVKILRNTNACLRPLWSTKETIDDTASNGNHTPPCSYPHVVDSTPLSDDDSISESEGQELDHDTQQDTNHGAKDNNSESLFQSSLDNNPCSSSSFLLEETYTEQLENKILDDLVFTAEDLKVCCLLKKSVVQRFVICPVHKQNVPTSLPK, encoded by the exons ATGTCTAATGGCAAAGTCATTCCAAACACTCCGCTGGCTGTTGACTTCTGGAAAGTTCGCAAGTGTCCAGAGACGCGACTCTTCTTCCTGTCTCATATGCACAGCGACCACACGGTAGGTCTCACGTCCACCTGGGCAGACCGACCCATCTACTGTTCACCTGTCACCGCCTCTCTGCTCAGAGTCAAACTGGGG gTGAAAGAGCAGTGGATCCACCCATTGGAACTTGGTGACTCGTACCTTCTGCCTCTGGATGACATTGGCAAAGAAAACATGACAGTCACGTTGATCGATGCCAACCACTGTCCAGGGGCTGTCATGTTCCTTTTTGAGGGCTACTTTGGTTCCATACTGTACACTG GTGACTTCAGATATTCCCCGTCAATGCTGCGTGAGCTGTGCCTTGCTACAAGCGCCACAATCAATGTTCTGTACTTGGACAACACCAACTGTGACCCCAACCGCATCATCCCCACTAGAAAGCAAGCCACTCAGCAAATTAAGGAGATCATCCGCAGCCACCCCGACCATAATGTTGTCTTAG GTCTCTATGCACTGGGCAAAGAGTCCCTCCTGGTGGATCTGGCCATGGAATTTCAGACTTGGATTGAGGTGAGCTACGACAGGATGGAGACCCTCAAAGTGCTTGAGCTGCCTGACGTTTTCAGCACCGACCCGGGTGCTGGACGTATCCGAGTTGTAGAGCAGAGAGAGATTTCCTTTTCTACCTTGTGCCAGTGGAACAATGAACACCCCACGCTAGCCATCTATCCCACCAGCAGGCCCCTGATCTCCTTTCACCCCAAAGTCCATGTGGTGCCCTACTCAGACCACTCCTCTCATCAAGAGCTGATGGACTTTGTGTCCGGACTCAAACCTTCATCTCTTGTGCCTATTATAGGAAACGGCATTCCGGGAAGCCTGTCGGCCTTACTCCCCAGCAAAAGGCATGATGAAATCTTGGTGCCTGAGTCAGTGCGACACTACATGAGGAGGCTGcctgaaaacaatgtgaaatcatCAGCATCTTCCAATTTTCATCGCCAACATGTCAGACCACTTCGCCCTAAAGGAGTGGTGTTTGACTCTCCTGTAAGTTTAGCCAAGTTGGGCTGGGGGGTGGGGCGTCTGGATCAAGAGTCTTCCTCTGAAGACGAGGAGGAGATGGACATAGAGTGTGTTGAAAAACATTGTGATTCTATCCTTGGCGATTCCAGCAAGAAACTCACCCCTTATAAAAACAAACGTGAACCTGTCGTCCCGTGGAGCATCAATATTGTCCAGACCATCCCAGAGGAAATGTTGATGGCACAGTCCATGACGCTCAGTCAACTCAGTCAGAGCAACTTTGCACCTGTGAAGATCCTGAGGAACACGAATGCCTGCTTGAGGCCGCTTTGGAGTACAAAAGAGACCATCGATGATACGGCTTCAAATGGGAATCATACTCCGCCTTGCAGTTATCCACATGTTGTTGACAGCACACCATTGTCAGATGATGACAGCATAAGTGAGTCTGAAGGACAAGAACTTGATCACGACACGCAGCAAGACACTAATCACGGTGCAAAAGACAACAACAGTGAATCTTTGTTCCAATCAAGTCTTGATAACAATCCCTGCTCTTCGTCAAGCTTCTTGTTAGAAGAGACTTACACAGAACAGCTTGAAAACAAGATTTTGGATGATCTTGTCTTCACAGCAGAGGACTTGAAGGTCTGCTGCCTCCTGAAGAAAAGTGTTGTGCAGAGGTTTGTTATTTGTCCTGTACACAAGCAAAATGTGCCAACATCTCTGCCAAAATGA